The DNA window TCAGGAGGAGGATCCATCACCTGGCACCATGGATTGGTCTAAACACCCAGTAAGATCCAGAAAACAGCCTGGACGACGATGCAAGCCTTATCCATTTGGAAAGTATCAACCTACAAATAGATACATAGAGAACAATATTCTTGATATCACAGAATCTGGTGCCTCAGACTTCATTGAACCCTGCCATGAGTACAAAGCTTTCACCAATgtaacagaggaaacaaaaatgaaaaagttcaCTTATGAGGTAATTCGCTTTGCAGCTGCCTGCATGAACAGCCGTACCAACGGCACCATACATTTTGGAATAGGGGACAAGCCAGACTTCATCCATGGTCAAGTGTTGGGAGTGGTTGTTGTTGAGGACAGAGAGGCTTACGTTAAAGAGCTCAAACTTGCCATTGATCGTTGTTTTGCGTATAAACACAAGCAGATTGCTAAAATGTGCATCAAACCTGCTCGATTTGTCGGTGTTCTCAATAAGAATACGACATCATCTGACAAATGTGTGATAGAAGTGGACATAGTTCCTGAATCAAAGATCTGTGGAGAAAACATCTTCCAAACTTtcaacatggaaacaaaaaaagccaagaAAAAAGCGAAAGGTAAAGAAACAGTCAAACctgaaacaaaaccacagaaacaatTCTTTGTCCGagatggaggcagcagcagggatcTCCTCGCACCAACCACAGGTGCCAAACCTATGGTGGAATACGGCCAGTTTGTTGATCGTATACCACAATTAGCTCAACTTCGAAAACAATCTGAAGAGAAGCACCCCAATGTGATAAAAAGCAGTACTCAAGGCTCAAGATTAAGTCAGATGATAACTGGTGGTTCCCTCTCATTAGATAAGTCACACTTTGAGCAGTATGTGATCATAACTAACAAATCACATCCAGTTCAGTTGGAATCACTGGGATTTCTTGTTGAACTCAACCCAACAGCTGTTTTAGACTTTGATCCAGAATCAGCTAAACATGGATTACAGCACCACTTTAAACAGCTGAGTAGACTGAGTGTCCATTTACCAGCAAAGTATAAAATCACAGAAGGAGTTGAGGACATTGCAAACAAGTTAGAATTAACTCGTAACACCAGCTGGGTATTCTGCAACAGAGGTATTGAGCATGAGGTACCATCAGAAATAGATGAGTGGTTGATGGACAAGGGAGCCTCCAACCGAGATAAGATGTCATTTTTGTGTCGGAAAGATGTGCTTCCAAACAAGAGATTTCTTGTCATCTTCTTACTTTTGTCAACAGTGAGTGACGAGATGGACCCTCTTGTTAAGACATTCAGTACATTCTATCAGGAGCTCAAAGGCACAGAACAAATTCTTTGTGTATGTGACAATGAGAATGCATTTATCTCCTGGAGAGACCTAATCGATGCTCGGTGCGGAATCGACATTTCTTCCAGATGCATATATGAGCTCAGTCTTGCAGAAGTAAATGGCACTATTCTTAGTCTTTTTTCAAAGCATCTTTTATCTAAGAATTTCCTAACCTGTGGTGGAGGAAGCAAAGTCATCCTTGAAGAGTCAGTGAATCAAAGCCTGAACACCTTAGAGGTCTTCTGCATTAAGCAACAAGAAAATCTTGACTCTGGTGGGACTGATGTGGCCATGTTTACTTCATGGATTCTCAGGGACACATTCCGTTGTGCTGTCCTCAGAGACTGCAATGCTGACTTCACTGAAGTAGCTGAGCAAGTAGTCACACTTTTAATGTATGGCCATGAGGAGCAAGTACCACGGGTCCCAGTTTTGCTGATGATATATGACTTTAAAGGCAACCATAAAGCCGTTGACTTGCAGCAGGCCATTGACaaagaatgtgtgaaaaaaggaaTTCAGGGTATGTCAGCAAAAGTAATCCCCCTTGAAAGCCCCACTAATGGGTCCAGCTCTCacaagtaataataatattaattgGTGTGAATGCTGacacagcattcacactaattaatattattaaagtttttattcttcttccgtacgtttttcgGCATgcttcttctcctacagttCTTgagctattgaaaccattcaagtatcaaaatgtgcagctttttaaggatgagtgcttgtatttttctttcttctaccTTTCAtaattttggaaatattaagctttttatgcaaaattttaacttcagcatacgttcgGCTATTGAAACGTTCAGCTGttaaatgttcagctttttaagctctttcagccttgtgcttttcagcttttcaacttttcaacattttcataaattcagctttttataaaaaaaaaatgtaacattgccgcaaatgggaaaagcttcaaatcctcgtcaaaaatcctcgactttcaacctcttcttctccctcctgctttgagctagagacaccattccaactttaaaagagtcacaaaaccttgaactattgggcttgtgttcagtttttaaagatattgtacgattttggactaatcacagttttagtttgaagaacttttagcctgtcttctgactttataatgggtgtgtatcGCGTcggctagagtgcgtgacatcatcgccagaGTGTAGAGCGGCTGAAGCtgatcaagaaaaaaattatcttcagcttgatttagatcccaaaccttttactcaacatagacaatgtttacatagaaatgtaggaaaacttgttggctttcagatgatggtctcattttagatgtatgagttacagttttggatgtggaagccctggagcgaCAAGAAGTGAAGTAGCTGCCCCATAAGCcccaatgttaattttgagccttAAGTTCTAGAGgacagcagacggtacctgatttgtctctcgcgtttgtgccctcatttctcactttccagaaataaaaaccagatgaccgagttcggcaatatctcctctcactcaccatatagatattttgacCCTAACTATTAacgttttttctaaaatcgcaggggtttgggaggcattttcccattcattcttagGGGAcagcgtgtgtatctgtagaatgcgtgtgtattgtgtcagctagagtgagtgagagcagctggaacactggagagagaattctctcttcagctggatttgaatcccacatcttttacttcacatagatgatgcagccattttaagctctttctgcctttaactttcaactgattcagtgttttttcacctttaagTTCTTTCTCCTTTTAACTTTCCACcgttccagtcttttttcacatttttaacctctttctgccctcttgctctacacctttttagccttttcacatattcatctttctgccttttcaactccttcaaccattctgcttcatgttcagatattaaagtgttcaactttttaaactctttcagccctcctcagcttatctgccttttcatcttttaaaaatattcatctttgtacctttgcagcttttttatacattctgcTTCACGTTCTGCCACAGAAACTGTTCAGATATCAAcgtgttcagctttttatgctctttctgcctttaacttttcaactttttcagcagtacattcagcagatcTCCCTTtggccttcagcattcacactgtattttcgcaggaaatgcaatttgtctaatattaataataatgatgataataataataattaatcatttcataTAGTGCTTTACAggttaaaaagcagaaatattgggtgctgtttagctcagtagGTAGAGCAGGGGTCCCATGTacagaagctttttttcttgatttgttCTGACTCATAACTGAACCTTGACAGAGACCAGCTTATCAATGTCTTGTATCAAAATTAtgagattgttttattttgaggttATCTGATGGGTTCGGTAGTCCTATTTTCGCGGCTTTGTTTCTGTTAGGTTTAGTTTCTTGATATTGTGTTAGGGTAGAGGGTCATCCCTCAGTCCGACGGCCCCCTGTGGGCTGGTCTGGGTGGCTGCCcttcttttgttcattttggcCCACCCATCAGATTCTGTTTTGACATTGTAATTGAAAATGATGTCAACActacaaataaaatgtcttttcaacTTTGATATTGTTGTTCTGTTCAAGCAACATCTGTTGATGTTTATTTTCCCATGTTAAAAGGGAATTTCTTTTGGGattgttcactgtacagattgtacaGTTCACTAatgcaatgtgattgtgattttgggctttataaataacatttcattttatttttttacttgcaCCACACACTTGAGGGTGCCAAAGGttcagaaatgataaaaaaccCCTTCATAATGTGTTCTACTGACTGCCCAGTTTAATAGACACAATACATAGTTATAGTTGCGCTCCAGTGTCCAACTCCTAAAAACAAGATGATAATTGCTGGTTTAATTTAAGAAAAATCTTGATAAAGCAAACCTAAGTCACTTTGGATTTCCAGCCACAAGACACTTATTGTATGAATTGAATCACTGCACATGAACAAAATGGCAGTtttcacacaacacagatgaaTATATGGCCCATGATCATTATGAGTATTACGATTTGATGTCCTGCTGATCAAAAGATATGTTCAGGCCCAAGGCTGAGATGCAAAAAGAAGTTCAGCGGaagtgaaaatacatttttggtgcAGCCTAGTGGCAGGTGATAGAAAGCTGCAGTATCACCAAATAGAAGAACTCCACCTCCCTTGATGACAGAGTGACTCACATTACCATCTGAGATTTGAACTTTTCAAACAATTCAATGATTTTCCCCTTCCCTCCAggacttgcacacacacaaccctgcaGGTTCTCAACAGTTTGTGCTACACTGACATTGGCTCAACAAGTGACAAATATCTATAGGAGATTGTTTGTCTAGATTTGAAGAGAGACACCACACAGATACcaaaaaaatcataaacatCTTCTCTTTAAGTCGCATAAGATCTCATTTGATGCCATTATCTACATCACAGGACACAATATTCATGCAATGCAGAACCATGTATGGTAAAATCTAGAAGCAGTAGAATTGCCTGTGATTTTACAAAGTTGCGTAAGTATATTCATACTATTTCACCAGTGAAGGCCTTAGTGAGCCTGATCTGGGAAGATTAGAAAACTGCAGTTGCAGGAGAAGTACTCTGATCTGttacttaaagctgcagtctggagttttgagaaaaaagaggaCTTAGCCAGAATATCTGAATGATCACAGTGCCCAGGTCTGTccttcttcctgtctgcagcCCTGTAGCCCTGCCAtgcacgagcaggc is part of the Acanthopagrus latus isolate v.2019 chromosome 9, fAcaLat1.1, whole genome shotgun sequence genome and encodes:
- the LOC119025852 gene encoding sterile alpha motif domain-containing protein 9-like, with amino-acid sequence MADHGRTVMSQEEDPSPGTMDWSKHPVRSRKQPGRRCKPYPFGKYQPTNRYIENNILDITESGASDFIEPCHEYKAFTNVTEETKMKKFTYEVIRFAAACMNSRTNGTIHFGIGDKPDFIHGQVLGVVVVEDREAYVKELKLAIDRCFAYKHKQIAKMCIKPARFVGVLNKNTTSSDKCVIEVDIVPESKICGENIFQTFNMETKKAKKKAKGKETVKPETKPQKQFFVRDGGSSRDLLAPTTGAKPMVEYGQFVDRIPQLAQLRKQSEEKHPNVIKSSTQGSRLSQMITGGSLSLDKSHFEQYVIITNKSHPVQLESLGFLVELNPTAVLDFDPESAKHGLQHHFKQLSRLSVHLPAKYKITEGVEDIANKLELTRNTSWVFCNRGIEHEVPSEIDEWLMDKGASNRDKMSFLCRKDVLPNKRFLVIFLLLSTVSDEMDPLVKTFSTFYQELKGTEQILCVCDNENAFISWRDLIDARCGIDISSRCIYELSLAEVNGTILSLFSKHLLSKNFLTCGGGSKVILEESVNQSLNTLEVFCIKQQENLDSGGTDVAMFTSWILRDTFRCAVLRDCNADFTEVAEQVVTLLMYGHEEQVPRVPVLLMIYDFKGNHKAVDLQQAIDKECVKKGIQGMSAKVIPLESPTNGSSSHK